A window of Mucilaginibacter paludis DSM 18603 contains these coding sequences:
- a CDS encoding nucleotidyltransferase domain-containing protein: MKNYQLKHQNLPSINKNIIAALAYFDVFNYPLTQAEIFLFLGEKCDHNLFTDGLAYLLAHNCIYCFDTFYTLRDDPQIAIRRRNGNLKANQMMPVAAKVCKLLIRFPFVRGIAISGSLSKNFADEQSDIDLFIITAPNRLWLARTLMHLFKKLTFLVNKEHFFCMNYFIDEQELEIVEKNIYTATEIVTLIPLEGDIAFEHFYSANAWTMAYLPNNYMRVSTANPLKKSFIKTLAETILDHRVGDALDSLLCKITGARWLKKTQRKKLNAKGLIMGMKASKHYAKPDPGNFQQNLVKRYQNKVQQLLKEHQDSMAQV; encoded by the coding sequence TTGAAAAACTACCAGTTAAAACATCAGAACTTGCCATCGATCAATAAAAATATCATAGCCGCCCTGGCGTATTTTGATGTGTTTAATTATCCGTTAACACAGGCCGAAATATTTTTATTTCTTGGGGAAAAATGTGATCATAATTTATTTACCGATGGCCTGGCTTATCTGTTGGCGCACAACTGTATTTATTGCTTCGATACTTTTTATACCCTGAGGGATGATCCGCAAATAGCCATCAGGAGGCGTAACGGCAATTTAAAAGCCAACCAGATGATGCCGGTAGCTGCAAAGGTTTGCAAATTGCTCATCCGTTTCCCGTTTGTGCGGGGGATTGCTATTTCGGGATCATTATCGAAAAACTTTGCCGACGAGCAATCAGATATCGACCTGTTTATTATTACGGCGCCAAACCGGCTTTGGCTTGCCCGCACCCTGATGCATTTATTTAAAAAGTTAACCTTTTTGGTAAACAAGGAACACTTTTTTTGCATGAACTATTTTATAGACGAACAGGAACTGGAAATTGTTGAAAAAAATATTTATACCGCCACCGAAATTGTTACCCTGATACCCTTAGAGGGCGATATTGCGTTTGAGCACTTTTATTCGGCCAATGCCTGGACAATGGCTTATCTGCCCAATAATTATATGCGGGTATCAACCGCCAATCCGCTAAAAAAATCTTTTATAAAAACCCTGGCAGAAACAATTCTGGATCATCGGGTGGGGGATGCCTTAGATAGTTTGCTCTGTAAAATTACCGGAGCCCGCTGGTTAAAAAAAACACAGCGTAAAAAATTGAATGCCAAAGGCCTCATTATGGGTATGAAAGCCTCTAAGCACTATGCAAAGCCTGATCCCGGAAACTTTCAGCAAAACCTGGTAAAAAGATATCAAAACAAGGTACAGCAACTTTTAAAGGAGCACCAAGATAGCATGGCGCAGGTTTAA
- a CDS encoding SAM-dependent methyltransferase produces MTKVASPVNEQFSAEAFSKQSGIFDQLYQPNTIIGYKRERVRSHVSNYLKAGSSILELNSGTGEDAVFFAREGHRVHTTDISAGMQHELKKKAEANGLANRISTELCSYTCLSQLQNKGPYDMIFSNFAGLNCTDGLEGVLLSLSPLLKTGGTATLVILPKFCLWETLLIFKGKFKTATRRFFSDKGASAHIEGTYFKCWYYNPSFVIDTLKNSFDVLCVEGLCSLVPPSYIEGFAEKHPRMYRFLIKHEERLRYSWPWRFIGDYYIITLQKK; encoded by the coding sequence ATGACAAAGGTGGCAAGTCCAGTTAACGAACAATTTTCGGCGGAGGCATTCAGCAAACAGTCGGGCATATTTGATCAGCTTTATCAGCCTAATACCATCATCGGCTACAAAAGGGAACGCGTAAGGTCTCACGTCTCCAATTATCTGAAAGCCGGCAGCTCTATCCTTGAGCTTAACAGCGGAACCGGCGAGGATGCCGTTTTTTTTGCCCGGGAGGGCCACCGCGTTCATACCACCGATATATCTGCCGGGATGCAGCATGAGTTAAAAAAGAAAGCTGAAGCCAATGGCTTAGCAAACCGCATCAGTACCGAGCTCTGCTCTTACACTTGCCTAAGCCAGTTACAGAACAAGGGGCCTTACGATATGATTTTCTCCAACTTCGCCGGGCTAAATTGTACAGATGGACTGGAAGGTGTTTTACTATCGTTATCACCCTTACTCAAAACAGGAGGAACAGCTACGCTGGTTATACTGCCCAAGTTTTGCCTGTGGGAAACCCTACTTATCTTTAAAGGAAAATTTAAAACAGCCACCAGGCGTTTTTTTAGCGACAAGGGTGCAAGCGCGCATATTGAGGGTACGTACTTTAAATGCTGGTACTATAACCCATCGTTTGTTATTGATACGCTGAAAAACTCGTTCGATGTATTATGTGTTGAGGGCTTATGCAGCCTGGTTCCGCCATCGTACATAGAGGGCTTTGCGGAGAAACATCCGCGGATGTACCGCTTCTTAATCAAGCACGAAGAGCGGTTAAGGTACAGCTGGCCCTGGCGGTTTATAGGCGACTACTACATCATTACGCTCCAAAAAAAATAA
- a CDS encoding B12-binding domain-containing radical SAM protein → MSKILFTHSYFLQFDPKQRELGQPYPPLGTLYAAALMRQNGYNVSLFDTMFSQSAQELKQAIEKDRPRFFVIYDDGFNYLTKMCLTNMREAAFEMCKLARELGCTVIVSSSDSTDHYETYLHEGADFVLIGEAEATLLELINTIQNDADAYQNIDGIAFLQNGSVKKTPARSVLKNLDELPLPAWDLVDMESYRQSWLKSKGYFSLNMSTTRGCPFKCNWCAKPIYGSRYNSRSPEHVVKELKLLRDQYQMDHIWFCDDIFGLKPGWLIEFARLVKQEDLNFSYKIQTRADLLLQDDQIKALAASGCDNAWIGAESGSQRILDAMDKGTTIEQIYTATRLLKKNGIKPSFFIQFGYLGETREDIALTIQMINELLPYEIGISVSYPLPGTVFYQKVKAAMQSKTNWTDSDEMALMFSNTYPPAFYKQLHRYVHQNYHKHLAKNSLMKLFTDPLHITANTVKKALSILYYTPVTFVEKLKLSQLERATS, encoded by the coding sequence ATGAGCAAGATCCTTTTCACCCATTCATACTTTTTACAATTCGACCCCAAACAAAGGGAACTGGGACAGCCCTACCCTCCGCTTGGAACGCTTTACGCCGCAGCGCTGATGCGCCAGAACGGTTATAACGTAAGCTTATTTGATACCATGTTTTCGCAATCTGCCCAGGAGCTTAAGCAAGCTATTGAAAAAGACAGGCCCCGTTTTTTTGTGATTTATGATGATGGGTTTAACTACCTCACCAAAATGTGCCTGACCAACATGCGCGAGGCCGCGTTTGAAATGTGTAAGCTTGCCCGTGAATTGGGCTGTACCGTCATCGTTTCCAGTTCGGACTCTACCGACCATTATGAAACGTATTTACACGAAGGCGCCGACTTTGTTTTGATAGGCGAAGCCGAAGCTACGCTGCTGGAGCTGATCAACACGATTCAAAACGATGCCGACGCATACCAAAATATTGATGGAATAGCTTTTCTGCAAAACGGATCGGTTAAAAAAACTCCCGCCCGCAGTGTTTTAAAAAATCTGGACGAGTTGCCCTTGCCTGCCTGGGACCTGGTTGATATGGAAAGTTACCGCCAAAGCTGGTTAAAAAGCAAGGGGTATTTTTCGCTGAATATGAGCACTACCCGGGGTTGCCCCTTTAAATGCAACTGGTGCGCCAAACCTATTTATGGCAGCCGCTACAATTCGCGGAGCCCGGAGCATGTGGTTAAAGAGCTGAAACTGCTCAGGGACCAGTATCAGATGGACCATATTTGGTTCTGTGATGATATTTTCGGTTTAAAACCAGGCTGGCTAATTGAATTTGCCAGGTTGGTTAAGCAGGAAGATTTAAACTTTAGCTACAAGATACAAACCCGTGCCGATTTGCTGTTACAGGACGACCAGATTAAAGCCCTGGCCGCGTCGGGATGCGATAATGCCTGGATAGGCGCCGAAAGTGGGTCGCAACGGATATTGGATGCCATGGACAAAGGGACTACCATTGAACAGATTTATACCGCTACCCGGCTCTTAAAAAAGAATGGTATTAAGCCCTCGTTCTTTATCCAGTTTGGTTACTTGGGCGAAACCAGGGAAGATATAGCCTTAACCATTCAAATGATCAATGAGTTGTTACCATACGAGATCGGTATCTCGGTTTCATACCCGCTGCCCGGAACCGTTTTTTACCAGAAAGTAAAAGCGGCTATGCAAAGCAAAACCAACTGGACAGACTCCGACGAGATGGCACTGATGTTCAGCAATACTTACCCGCCTGCTTTTTACAAGCAACTGCACAGGTATGTACATCAAAACTATCATAAACACCTGGCCAAAAACAGTTTGATGAAGCTTTTTACCGATCCGCTGCATATCACCGCAAATACCGTTAAAAAGGCTTTATCAATTTTATATTACACCCCGGTAACCTTTGTTGAGAAGCTGAAACTATCGCAATTGGAAAGGGCGACCTCATGA
- a CDS encoding B12-binding domain-containing radical SAM protein encodes MNKVLLFNPRSANATFRIPNSILNIAASIDGCYDWVIVDGNRETDPQQTILNYLASGEFKYLGFSVMPGPQLRQAIPIAKAVKQQFKETTMIWGGYFPSNHSKVVLDSGYVDFIINGPGDHCFPKLLDALENFLPYEFIKNLIYKANGQIVKNAKEDLIDQDALPPLPYSKLNRFYPMEKYLGKTYLGERTFAYHSSIGCPFTCSFCAVVPIYEARWKAKSARFVYQDVKYIKDNFGADAIEFHDNNFFVSEKRAVEFSNLVKNENMTWWGMARIDTMDKFKDASLAAIREAGCKVIFFGAESGNDKVLAQMDKGGTQSGEQIIRFAERMKKFDIIPEYSFVLGTPAPSPQQVQQQIDFDINFIKQVKRVNPQTEIVIYTYSPVPTEGSAMYEDVLAQGFKFPATLEDWISPAWESFDLRKNPLTPWLTPEMIDRIRNFETVLNGLYPTVTDIRMNELKRKAIKLMSGIRYKVNLYNYPYEIKLLQKMWKYRQPEIQGF; translated from the coding sequence ATGAATAAGGTTTTACTGTTCAATCCGCGAAGCGCCAATGCCACCTTCCGCATACCTAATTCTATCTTAAACATCGCGGCATCTATTGATGGCTGTTATGATTGGGTGATTGTGGATGGCAACCGCGAAACCGATCCGCAGCAAACTATCCTCAATTATCTGGCCAGCGGCGAGTTTAAATATTTAGGCTTCTCGGTTATGCCCGGCCCGCAATTAAGGCAGGCCATCCCCATTGCCAAGGCTGTTAAACAACAGTTTAAAGAAACCACCATGATTTGGGGCGGTTATTTCCCGTCAAACCACTCCAAAGTTGTGCTCGACTCGGGCTATGTAGATTTTATTATCAACGGCCCCGGAGATCATTGCTTCCCCAAGCTATTGGACGCGTTGGAAAATTTTTTACCTTACGAGTTTATTAAAAACCTGATTTATAAAGCAAACGGGCAAATAGTTAAAAATGCTAAAGAAGACCTGATTGACCAAGATGCGTTGCCGCCGCTCCCCTACTCTAAACTGAACCGGTTTTATCCGATGGAAAAATACCTGGGTAAAACTTACTTAGGCGAACGCACATTTGCTTACCACTCCAGCATTGGCTGCCCCTTTACCTGTTCGTTTTGTGCCGTAGTGCCTATTTACGAAGCACGCTGGAAAGCCAAATCGGCCAGGTTTGTTTATCAGGACGTTAAATACATTAAGGATAATTTTGGCGCCGACGCGATTGAGTTTCACGATAATAACTTTTTTGTGTCCGAAAAACGGGCCGTTGAGTTTTCAAACCTGGTAAAAAACGAAAACATGACCTGGTGGGGAATGGCCCGGATTGATACGATGGATAAGTTTAAAGATGCCTCGCTGGCCGCCATACGCGAAGCCGGGTGCAAGGTGATTTTTTTTGGTGCCGAAAGCGGCAACGATAAGGTTTTAGCGCAAATGGACAAAGGCGGCACCCAATCGGGCGAGCAAATTATCCGCTTTGCCGAACGGATGAAAAAGTTCGATATCATTCCCGAATACTCTTTTGTATTAGGTACACCCGCCCCCAGCCCCCAACAGGTACAGCAACAAATTGATTTTGATATCAATTTTATTAAACAGGTAAAAAGGGTAAACCCCCAAACCGAAATTGTGATATATACCTACAGCCCTGTACCCACCGAAGGTTCGGCAATGTATGAAGATGTGCTTGCCCAGGGTTTTAAATTCCCGGCTACGCTGGAAGACTGGATAAGCCCGGCCTGGGAAAGCTTCGACCTGCGTAAAAACCCGCTGACACCCTGGTTAACACCGGAAATGATAGACAGGATAAGAAACTTTGAAACCGTGCTGAATGGCCTTTACCCCACGGTTACAGACATCCGGATGAACGAACTGAAAAGAAAGGCCATCAAATTGATGTCGGGTATCAGGTATAAAGTGAACCTTTACAATTACCCCTACGAAATTAAGTTATTACAAAAGATGTGGAAATACCGGCAGCCGGAAATACAAGGATTTTAA
- a CDS encoding class I SAM-dependent methyltransferase, with amino-acid sequence MGRIADISYNQYAAAMLQTIRNLIRYKALHIPDREPREAYNLWADNYDDQPDNLMFHLDHMVFGQLMEQVPVKGRVIADIGCGTGRHWPRLFQNQPASLTGYDVSEGMLKRLKLKFPDANTVQIKDNFLNAIPDHTYHLIISTLTVAHIENIEEALLEWCRVLKPGGDMIITDFHPTALAAGGKRTFQYQNRHIPIQNFVHSTGLIKAFFERQGLLVVQDIEKIIDNSVMHYYIKQDAMHVYQKFRGTPMIYGLHLKKV; translated from the coding sequence ATGGGCCGTATTGCTGATATATCGTATAATCAATATGCTGCAGCCATGTTACAAACCATCAGAAATTTAATTAGATACAAGGCCCTTCATATTCCCGACAGAGAGCCTCGGGAAGCATACAACCTGTGGGCCGATAATTACGATGACCAACCCGACAACCTGATGTTTCACCTGGACCATATGGTGTTTGGACAGTTGATGGAGCAGGTGCCCGTTAAAGGTAGGGTTATTGCGGATATAGGCTGCGGAACCGGCAGGCATTGGCCCCGCTTATTTCAAAACCAACCGGCAAGTTTAACTGGTTACGATGTTTCTGAAGGAATGCTCAAACGCCTGAAGCTTAAATTCCCCGATGCAAACACGGTTCAAATCAAGGACAATTTTTTAAACGCTATCCCCGACCATACTTACCACCTGATCATATCTACCCTTACGGTTGCCCATATTGAAAATATTGAAGAAGCGCTGCTGGAATGGTGCCGGGTATTAAAGCCCGGGGGCGATATGATAATTACCGATTTTCACCCAACGGCACTGGCAGCGGGCGGCAAACGTACTTTTCAATACCAAAACAGGCATATCCCAATTCAAAACTTTGTTCATTCAACCGGGTTGATTAAAGCGTTTTTTGAAAGGCAGGGCTTGTTAGTTGTTCAGGATATAGAAAAGATTATAGACAACAGTGTAATGCACTATTATATCAAGCAGGATGCCATGCACGTGTACCAGAAGTTTAGAGGCACACCGATGATTTATGGCTTGCATTTAAAGAAAGTGTAA
- a CDS encoding amidohydrolase family protein produces MVLSGLKLMGYKGVLNIQTRGKLISEVSDSLNGFAGDHEIIFANAMALPGLINSHDHLDFNLFPQLGDQIYSNYVEWGETIHLHHKEQINKVLKVPAALRAQWGIYKNLLCGVTTVVDHGKKQYKDRPLITVFDRCQSLHSVKLEKRWRLRLNNPFKMNVPAVIHIGEGTDQASADEIDELICQNKLRRKIIGVHGVAMNEQQAQHFKALVWCLQTNYFLLNRTASVNKLKATVPILFGTDSTLTANWDIWDHIRMTKKTAFLTDDELYQSLTSTAAKIWNINSGNIARGKLADIVVVDQSDGDDLTSFFKIEPEAILMVMHQGEIRLFDEILFGQLTHIDLSSFNKIKMNGVVKYVQGDLPGLIEQIWQYYPEARFPIGTFQQ; encoded by the coding sequence ATGGTTTTAAGCGGTTTAAAGTTGATGGGTTACAAGGGCGTTTTAAATATACAGACCCGGGGAAAGCTCATATCGGAAGTGTCTGATTCGCTTAACGGTTTCGCCGGAGATCATGAGATCATATTTGCTAACGCGATGGCTTTGCCTGGATTGATCAATTCTCACGATCATCTGGATTTTAACTTATTCCCTCAATTAGGTGATCAAATCTATTCGAACTATGTTGAATGGGGCGAAACCATTCATCTGCACCATAAAGAACAAATTAATAAAGTATTAAAAGTTCCGGCAGCGCTGAGGGCACAATGGGGCATCTATAAGAACCTGCTTTGCGGAGTGACAACGGTAGTAGATCATGGAAAAAAGCAATATAAAGACCGGCCTTTGATTACCGTTTTTGACCGGTGCCAGAGCCTGCATTCTGTTAAGCTTGAAAAGCGGTGGCGGCTCAGGCTTAATAACCCGTTTAAAATGAATGTTCCGGCAGTGATCCATATAGGCGAGGGGACGGACCAGGCTTCTGCCGATGAAATAGATGAGCTGATTTGCCAGAATAAATTACGTCGTAAAATCATAGGAGTACATGGAGTAGCCATGAATGAACAGCAGGCGCAGCATTTTAAAGCGCTGGTATGGTGCCTGCAAACCAATTATTTTTTGCTCAATAGGACGGCGTCGGTTAACAAGCTTAAAGCCACTGTGCCTATCTTGTTTGGTACCGATTCTACCTTGACCGCGAACTGGGATATTTGGGATCATATCCGGATGACAAAAAAAACAGCCTTTTTAACCGACGATGAACTATATCAATCATTAACATCTACGGCTGCAAAAATATGGAATATCAATTCGGGCAACATTGCCAGGGGTAAACTGGCGGATATTGTAGTGGTTGACCAAAGTGATGGGGATGATTTAACGTCTTTTTTTAAAATTGAGCCTGAGGCTATTTTAATGGTGATGCACCAGGGAGAGATCCGGCTGTTTGATGAGATACTGTTTGGGCAATTGACGCATATTGATTTAAGCAGTTTTAACAAGATCAAGATGAATGGTGTTGTTAAATATGTACAAGGTGATTTGCCGGGCTTAATTGAGCAAATTTGGCAATACTATCCGGAAGCCCGGTTTCCAATCGGCACATTTCAGCAATAA
- a CDS encoding glycosyltransferase family 4 protein, with protein MKIVFASYVYSPGFSNPESWLNRINFYTGILEALAAKQQVISIEQIDYEGEYLNKGVHYHFKRFSKIGLIFPLQMHQFIKGLEPDIVFIHGLHFPLQLIQFKLCLGSATRIIVQHHAEQPFTGVKKLLQQLADRGVDAYLFASRELGMEWVEKGNLQKADKIQGVMEVSSVFYPVDKDIALAKTGINGAPIFLWVGRLNQNKDPLNVVKAFLKFAEVNISARLYMIYQTEELLPEVLALLDEQKAPCNLVTLVGKVSRPDLLYWFNSADFLISGSFYEAAGVAVCEAMSCGCIPVLTDISSFRMMTNNGNCGLLYEPGSEAALLSALQKTQEMDIEEGKKKSIKYFQSNLSFQAIAQGIERVVTSI; from the coding sequence ATGAAAATTGTTTTCGCCAGCTACGTTTACTCTCCCGGATTTAGCAATCCTGAAAGTTGGCTCAACCGCATCAATTTTTACACCGGCATCCTGGAAGCCCTTGCTGCCAAACAGCAGGTAATTAGCATAGAGCAAATTGATTACGAGGGTGAGTACTTAAACAAGGGCGTGCACTATCATTTTAAGCGCTTCTCCAAAATCGGCTTGATATTCCCATTGCAAATGCACCAATTTATTAAAGGGTTGGAGCCCGATATCGTATTTATCCATGGCCTGCATTTTCCGCTTCAATTGATCCAGTTTAAGCTTTGCCTGGGCTCAGCTACCAGGATCATCGTGCAGCATCATGCAGAGCAACCCTTTACCGGCGTTAAAAAACTCTTGCAGCAACTGGCCGACCGTGGTGTAGACGCTTACTTATTTGCTTCGCGCGAATTGGGCATGGAATGGGTGGAAAAAGGGAATCTGCAAAAGGCCGATAAAATTCAAGGCGTAATGGAAGTATCATCTGTATTTTATCCTGTTGATAAGGATATAGCCTTAGCAAAAACCGGGATTAATGGAGCGCCCATTTTTTTGTGGGTGGGCCGCCTCAATCAAAATAAAGACCCGTTAAATGTGGTTAAAGCGTTTTTAAAATTCGCTGAAGTTAACATTTCGGCACGACTATACATGATTTACCAGACCGAAGAGCTGTTACCCGAAGTATTGGCCCTGCTGGATGAGCAAAAAGCGCCTTGTAATTTAGTTACACTGGTAGGCAAAGTATCTCGTCCCGACTTGTTATACTGGTTTAACAGTGCCGATTTTTTAATTTCCGGATCGTTTTATGAAGCTGCGGGAGTGGCTGTTTGCGAAGCAATGTCGTGCGGTTGCATCCCGGTTTTAACCGATATTTCTTCGTTTCGGATGATGACTAATAACGGTAATTGCGGGTTGCTGTACGAACCCGGCAGCGAGGCCGCTTTATTATCGGCACTTCAAAAAACCCAGGAAATGGACATTGAGGAAGGTAAGAAAAAGTCGATAAAGTATTTCCAATCAAATCTTTCATTCCAAGCTATTGCGCAGGGCATTGAACGTGTTGTAACCTCAATTTAA
- a CDS encoding glycosyltransferase family 4 protein has product MHKPETLVILSPGFPVNEEDSVCLPLQQIFIRSLANLYPKLNIVVLAFEYPFAKKTYWWFGIQVIAFGGQNKNRLYRLLNWVRVWQQLRKLKKQNHVIGLLSFWVDECAFIGHYFARRHHLKHFSWILGQDAKAGNRYFKLIRFRPQSLIAISDFTRKLVHKNYGVMPAHTITSGIDTGMFMPYNGIRDIDILGAGSLIALKQYDMFIDVVKAVARQMPNVRAAICGKGPEKEKLLQLIAQNNLEKNIVLLYEVPHTQVVALMQRSRVFLHPSAYEGFSAVMLEALYAGAQVISFVKPMDQSFDHHYVVNDTEQMQKKALAILDDRDCDHEPVLAYPIQQVASSIMQLYR; this is encoded by the coding sequence ATGCATAAGCCTGAAACTTTGGTGATCTTGTCGCCCGGTTTTCCGGTGAATGAGGAAGATAGCGTGTGTTTGCCTTTACAACAGATCTTTATCCGTTCGTTAGCCAACCTTTATCCAAAACTTAACATCGTCGTTTTAGCTTTTGAATATCCCTTCGCAAAAAAAACATACTGGTGGTTTGGTATTCAAGTGATTGCTTTTGGCGGCCAAAACAAAAACAGGTTGTACCGTTTATTGAACTGGGTACGGGTATGGCAACAACTGCGTAAACTCAAAAAACAAAACCACGTTATTGGCCTGCTGAGTTTTTGGGTTGACGAGTGCGCCTTTATAGGCCACTATTTTGCCAGGCGGCATCATTTGAAGCATTTCAGTTGGATACTGGGCCAGGATGCGAAAGCGGGCAACCGTTATTTTAAGCTAATTCGGTTCAGGCCCCAATCGTTAATTGCCATTTCTGATTTTACGCGCAAGCTCGTGCATAAAAACTACGGCGTAATGCCTGCACATACCATTACATCGGGTATTGATACCGGTATGTTTATGCCATACAACGGCATTCGCGATATTGACATTTTAGGAGCAGGATCATTAATAGCGCTTAAACAATACGATATGTTTATTGATGTGGTTAAAGCCGTTGCCCGGCAGATGCCCAACGTCAGGGCGGCTATTTGTGGTAAAGGCCCGGAGAAAGAAAAGCTATTACAATTAATAGCGCAAAACAACTTAGAAAAAAACATTGTGCTTTTGTACGAAGTTCCGCACACGCAGGTGGTAGCACTGATGCAACGTAGCCGTGTCTTTTTACATCCTTCGGCATATGAGGGCTTTTCGGCGGTGATGTTAGAGGCTTTATATGCCGGTGCGCAGGTGATATCTTTTGTAAAACCGATGGACCAGTCTTTCGATCATCACTACGTGGTTAACGATACCGAACAAATGCAGAAAAAAGCTTTAGCTATTCTTGATGATCGGGACTGTGACCATGAGCCCGTTTTGGCATATCCTATCCAACAGGTTGCAAGCAGCATCATGCAGTTATATCGTTAA
- a CDS encoding ATP-binding cassette domain-containing protein has protein sequence MKHLLSLIFKILNSVEKKAFNRLIFFDIIISALDIAFLGLLLFIVTFYTQQNVNAPHVAYLPKQLFNKNSLLLIFLFLALFCCKNWLGFIIFRAQYQFIYGAASRISKSNLLNYLKGDYINYINADSSVHIRKISQQPIEFSHYILSGVQQIIAQAVLILLTLLAIVIYKPFLFLLLFVLLLPPVIFIAYIIKKQLKAVRLGTKQAHEKNLQYLNEALAGYVESNVYNKSDFFVNRYDRYQQEQNKHLAQQQILQGLPSRLIEVFAVLGFFILIVLHQWLGKNASLDFITIGAFLAASYKIIPGIVKILNCSGQIKTYEFTLPDLTNTIATDDDTEPTENHIESITFKQVSFSYKNRFILNGLSFDIKRGDITALSANSGKGKTTAINLLLGFLKPDEGDILFNGISTSSAGRKIYWNRISYLKQQTFFIHDTILKNITLSDDKPDEKKLTDALKISGFEAEVNKRPDGLNYIINQDGKNLSGGQRQRLSLARALYHDFDLLILDEPFSELDEQAETAILKHLQSLAQAGKAIILITHHTASLAYCNKIIGLDEPHYA, from the coding sequence TTGAAACATCTCCTTTCCCTCATATTTAAAATATTAAATTCGGTCGAAAAAAAAGCCTTTAACCGGCTCATCTTTTTTGATATTATCATCAGCGCACTCGATATCGCCTTTTTAGGCTTACTGTTATTCATCGTCACCTTTTACACCCAACAAAATGTAAATGCGCCACATGTTGCCTATCTACCTAAACAACTCTTTAATAAAAACTCGCTGCTATTAATTTTCCTGTTCTTAGCTCTTTTCTGTTGCAAAAACTGGCTTGGCTTTATCATATTCCGGGCTCAGTACCAATTTATATACGGCGCCGCTTCGCGTATATCAAAAAGCAATTTGCTTAATTATCTTAAAGGCGATTACATCAACTATATTAATGCCGATTCGTCGGTTCATATCCGCAAAATCAGCCAGCAACCTATCGAGTTTAGCCACTATATTTTATCGGGTGTACAGCAAATAATCGCGCAAGCAGTATTAATCTTGCTTACCTTATTGGCCATTGTTATTTATAAGCCCTTTTTGTTTCTGTTACTGTTTGTATTGTTACTACCTCCGGTGATATTCATCGCCTATATTATTAAAAAGCAATTGAAAGCTGTTAGATTAGGCACCAAACAAGCACACGAAAAAAACCTGCAGTATTTAAACGAAGCCTTGGCGGGATATGTAGAGAGCAATGTTTACAACAAGAGCGACTTTTTTGTCAATCGCTATGACCGCTACCAGCAGGAACAAAACAAACACCTCGCTCAGCAACAAATATTGCAAGGCCTGCCATCGCGGTTGATTGAAGTTTTTGCCGTATTGGGCTTTTTTATTCTGATTGTGCTCCATCAATGGCTTGGCAAAAACGCCTCGCTCGATTTCATCACCATCGGTGCCTTTTTAGCCGCTTCGTACAAAATTATACCGGGCATTGTTAAGATTTTAAATTGCAGCGGGCAAATCAAAACTTATGAATTTACGCTGCCCGATCTGACTAACACCATCGCTACCGACGACGATACCGAACCTACAGAAAATCACATCGAATCAATTACTTTTAAACAGGTATCTTTCAGTTATAAAAATCGCTTTATATTAAACGGGTTGAGCTTTGATATCAAACGGGGTGATATTACTGCCCTTTCCGCAAATTCTGGGAAAGGGAAAACAACGGCGATCAACTTATTGCTCGGCTTTTTAAAGCCTGACGAAGGTGATATTTTATTCAACGGCATCTCAACCAGCTCTGCCGGGCGTAAAATTTACTGGAACAGAATTTCGTACCTCAAACAACAAACCTTCTTTATCCATGATACTATTTTAAAAAACATTACTTTAAGCGATGACAAACCGGATGAAAAGAAGTTAACAGACGCGCTTAAGATCAGCGGCTTTGAGGCCGAAGTTAATAAACGGCCGGATGGGCTCAATTATATCATTAACCAGGATGGTAAAAATTTAAGCGGCGGCCAACGGCAACGATTATCCCTGGCTCGCGCCTTATATCACGACTTTGATTTGCTGATACTGGACGAACCATTCAGCGAGTTGGATGAGCAGGCGGAGACAGCCATCTTGAAGCACCTGCAAAGCCTCGCGCAAGCAGGAAAGGCAATTATCCTGATCACCCATCATACGGCCAGCCTGGCTTATTGCAATAAAATAATCGGCTTAGATGAACCACACTATGCATAA